Proteins from one Sabethes cyaneus chromosome 2, idSabCyanKW18_F2, whole genome shotgun sequence genomic window:
- the LOC128734504 gene encoding 60S ribosomal protein L27 has product MGKIMKTGKVVLVLGGRYAGRKAIILKTFDDGTSDKQFGHALVAGIDRYPRRVTRRMSKSRIHKRSKIKPFIKTLNYNHLMPTRYSVPDVSLDTKYSAKDLKDPAKRKKARFQIRVKFEDRHKSGKNKWFFQKLRF; this is encoded by the exons ATGGGTAAGATTATGAAAACAGGAAAGGTGGTACTCGTCCTCGGTGGACGGTACGCTGGTCGTAAGGCGATCATTCTGAAGACGTTTGACGACGGTACCTCGGACAAGCAGTTTGGTCATGCCCTGGTCGCTGGTATTGATCGGTATCCTCGACGCGTAACTCGCCGTATGAGCAAATCCCGTATCCACAAGCGCTCCAAGATAAAGCCGTTCATCAAG ACTTTGAACTACAACCACCTTATGCCTACGCGTTACAGCGTACCAGATGTCAGCTTGGATACTAAATATTCCGCTAAGGACCTGAAGGACCCAGCCAAGCGCAAGAAGGCTCGTTTCCAGATTCGTGTCAAGTTTGAAGACAGGCACAAGTCGGGTAAAAACAAGTGGTTCTTCCAGAAGTTGCGATTCTAA
- the LOC128734086 gene encoding protein germ cell-less: protein MGNVVNKISSPIQAMRGKKRKRDDDDSDSNEDNSELLDKSLATPKRKKLISTAKYIYQALFKEERNSDITVHALGKVWHLHKVYLSQSPYFASMFNGSWREADEDYVHIEIIDPKVTIESLYSVFGSLYMDEVVLEPREIVSILATATLFQLDSLIDRCAEVMIETTNAETAVKYYEAACEYGVKSVKQSTFNWLLVNLLSLYYKTGKWLRLISIDLMELLVASPDLYVMQTELSLYTLLRFWMFLKLNATSEADCEKISSSDEQMQYFAQRQSAVAFLNTPKGKPYENCFRALRLHNLLNHHVDIKVLKQDNIIPWDWLNEPLFQQWNSMLLIDQSLDKGPKEVDDKLFLETCIRCGRTLPENEYLKWRWTGFNFGLDLILISDTKTLRVKRHHRTENERLLSLQVKRQFLIRVSVASLNELRQIKHQQTSPIETIALDKNEEAMLIMFDKELTYPLLISVNMLVVSPPRRNVTPAIIASPTAGPSNSDRQQQSKQSRDAISDEESLDASGNNTAVDS from the exons ATGGGAAACGTAGTGAACAAAATATCCAGCCCCATACAGGCGATGCGGGGCAAGAAGCGCAAACGGGACGATGATGATTCGGATAGCAATGAGGATAATAGCGAGCTACTGGACAAATCATTGGCAACACCCAAAAG GAAAAAGTTGATCTCAACAGCAAAGTACATTTACCAGGCGCTATTTAAGGAGGAGCGCAACTCGGACATCACCGTGCACGCTCTGGGCAAGGTGTGGCATCTGCACAAGGTGTACCTTAGCCAGAGTCCGTACTTCGCTAGTATGTTCAACGGTTCTTGGCGGGAAGCCGATGAGGACTATGTTCACATCGAGATAATTGATCCGAAGGTTACCATTGAGTCGCTGTACTCGGTTTTTGGGTCGCTTTATATGGATGAGGTGGTGCTAGAACCGCGGGAAATCGTTTCCATTTTAGCTACGGCAACACTTTTCCAACTGGATAGTTTGATTGATCGGTGTGCTGAAGTAATGATCGAAACTACCAACGCTGAG ACTGCAGTCAAGTACTACGAAGCAGCATGCGAGTATGGGGTGAAAAGCGTCAAACAATCCACCTTCAACTGGTTGCTGGTAAATCTGCTCAGTTTGTACTACAAAACGGGCAAATGGTTGCGGTTGATTAGCATCGATTTGATGGAGCTGTTGGTTGCCAGTCCCGACCTGTATGTTATGCAAACGGAGTTGTCACTCTACACACTTTTAAGGTTCTGGATGTTTTTGAAGCTTAACGCTACGAGTGAAGCCGACTGTGAGAAAATTTCGTCTTCCGACGAACAAATGCAGTATTTCGCACAAAGACAGAGTGCGGTGGCATTTTTGAATACACCGAAAGGAAAACCATATGAAAACTGCTTCCGTGCGTTGAGATTGCACAATCTGTTGAACCATCACGTAGATATTAAGGTACTGAAACAGGACAACATCATTCCATGGGATTGGTTGAACGAACCATTGTTTCAACAGTGGAATAGTATGTTACTTATTGATCAATCACTGGACAAAGGTCCGAAGGAGGTGGACGATAAGTTGTTCCTCGAAACCTGCATACGCTGTGGCAGAACGTTGCCCGAAAACGAGTATCTCAAGTGGCGTTGGACCGGATTCAACTTCGGTTTAGATCTTATCCTAATATCGGATACGAAAACGTTACGAGTAAAGCGACACCATCGGACGGAAAACGAGCGACTGTTAAGTCTGCAAGTGAAGCGCCAATTTCTTATCAGGGTATCGGTTGCTTCCCTAAATGAACTGCGGCAAATAAAACATCAGCAAACATCACCCATCGAGACGATTGCGCTGGATAAGAACGAAGAGGCCATGCTGATTATGTTTGATAAGGAACTTACCTATCCACTGTTGATATCAGTCAATATGCTAGTTGTGTCGCCCCCTCGAAGAAACGTCACCCCCGCTATTATTGCTTCACCAACGGCTGGTCCGTCAAATTCCGATAGACAGCAACAGTCCAAGCAGTCTCGAGACGCGATTAGTGATGAGGAATCACTGGATGCAAGCGGAAACAATACAGCAGTAGACTCTTGA